A single genomic interval of Pseudomonas sp. FeN3W harbors:
- a CDS encoding Lrp/AsnC family transcriptional regulator codes for MSKIDRYDLRILAELQHDARISNQELAERIGLSPSPCSRRVKQLEDDGYIARQVALLDRKKLGLTLTAYVLIGMDRHTPERFEHFEGVIGKCPEVLECSLVTGMDADYQLKVVVPDMEHYQQFLLGTLTRIEGVSSVRSSFVLRQVSSSTELPLEHLRS; via the coding sequence ATGAGCAAAATCGATCGCTACGACCTGCGCATCCTCGCCGAATTGCAGCACGACGCCCGCATCTCCAACCAGGAACTGGCCGAACGCATCGGCCTGTCACCCTCGCCCTGCTCCCGCCGGGTCAAACAGCTGGAAGACGATGGCTACATTGCCCGCCAGGTCGCCCTGCTCGACCGCAAGAAGCTCGGCCTGACCCTTACCGCCTACGTGCTTATCGGCATGGACCGGCACACACCGGAGCGCTTCGAGCACTTCGAAGGCGTGATCGGCAAATGCCCGGAGGTGCTCGAATGCAGTCTGGTCACGGGGATGGACGCCGACTACCAACTCAAGGTCGTGGTGCCCGACATGGAGCATTACCAGCAGTTTCTGCTCGGCACCCTGACGCGCATCGAAGGCGTCTCCAGCGTGCGTTCCAGCTTCGTATTGCGCCAGGTGTCATCGAGTACGGAGCTGCCGCTGGAGCATTTGCGCAGCTGA